Proteins found in one Bacteroidales bacterium genomic segment:
- a CDS encoding HAD-IA family hydrolase — translation MDILNAIEAYNLRNGVSLQFKALLSDMDGVLYNSMPNHAKAWAETLRAEGIECEAREFYAHEGRTGKGTINIYFKKFKNREATEEEVQRIYSGKAQRFVECGEAHPMQGAQSAMQMIKTSDKRIVLVTGSGQKTLLQKLSHHYPDIFTPETMVTAFDVTKGKPHPEPYLMGLKKAGVEPHEAIVLENAPLGVEAASAAGIFTVAVNTGPLSEEELYNAGADIVYPNVEAFANDIKKIL, via the coding sequence ATGGATATTTTAAACGCAATAGAAGCATATAACCTCCGCAATGGAGTATCACTTCAATTTAAGGCACTCCTTTCGGATATGGATGGAGTTCTCTATAACTCTATGCCTAATCATGCAAAAGCGTGGGCTGAAACACTTAGGGCAGAGGGTATTGAGTGTGAAGCAAGAGAGTTTTATGCTCACGAAGGACGTACAGGTAAGGGAACAATAAATATCTATTTCAAAAAGTTTAAGAATCGCGAAGCAACCGAAGAGGAGGTGCAGCGAATCTATTCAGGTAAAGCACAACGCTTTGTTGAGTGTGGCGAGGCTCATCCTATGCAAGGGGCACAATCTGCAATGCAAATGATAAAGACATCAGACAAACGTATTGTATTGGTAACAGGCTCAGGTCAAAAAACTCTTTTACAAAAACTCTCGCACCACTATCCTGACATATTTACACCAGAAACAATGGTTACAGCCTTTGATGTTACAAAGGGGAAACCTCATCCGGAGCCATATCTTATGGGATTGAAAAAAGCGGGTGTTGAACCTCACGAAGCAATAGTCTTAGAAAACGCTCCTTTGGGAGTTGAGGCGGCATCGGCAGCAGGAATATTTACCGTAGCAGTAAATACAGGACCATTAAGCGAGGAGGAGTTATACAATGCTGGAGCTGATATAGTATACCCCAATGTTGAAGCTTTTGCAAATGATATAAAAAAGATACTATAA